A stretch of the Candidatus Methylomirabilota bacterium genome encodes the following:
- a CDS encoding response regulator, which yields MSEMRLPRVLVVDDEARVRDVLCEALETWGLAADSAADSAQALELFARGDYDLVLTDFLMPGGSGLELIEGVRTADPSVAVIMLTASSADLDAPSRRLEFAVLRKPLGFDGLRVAVSEALGRRSR from the coding sequence ATGAGCGAGATGCGGCTCCCGCGTGTGCTGGTGGTGGACGACGAAGCGCGCGTCCGCGACGTCCTGTGCGAAGCCCTCGAGACCTGGGGCTTGGCCGCCGACAGCGCCGCGGACAGCGCCCAGGCGCTCGAGCTCTTCGCGCGCGGCGACTACGACCTCGTGCTGACGGACTTCCTGATGCCCGGGGGCAGCGGGCTCGAGCTCATCGAGGGCGTGCGGACCGCCGACCCGTCCGTCGCCGTCATCATGCTCACGGCCTCGTCGGCGGACCTCGACGCGCCGAGCCGGCGGCTCGAGTTCGCCGTGCTCCGGAAACCGCTGGGGTTCGACGGGCTCAGGGTCGCGGTCAGCGAGGCGCTCGGTCGGCGCTCGCGCTGA
- a CDS encoding response regulator: MKTIAPPTTRARVLVVDDELGPRESLRMLLKPVYDIETADNGGAALKTLERFRPDIVVMDIKMPEMDGLELLRRVKRVDPSIEVVMITAYASLETVKHALTHGAFEYLIKPFPRQDLEDVVRRALLRRQADLGARSQVSSLVEEMRQLSGKTRELEEAARREAVEQSLRVTQLSILREISRTIVGQLEPRELAAAITEQLRAALGYDRVTIAAEAPPSVEGADPRAAVCAIRDAQGSLGYLVVDNRASGRAIDPHERELLEMLSEYLAIALRNSRLYGEIKDTKRSLEKLIDSAGDAIISVRADDRIDGWNPAAERIFGLPAAQALGVLLTDILPAAEYLDAKRRLAEGAAIHAFETSEAPALAVTLSALHGRLGELEGLIAIVRDITGQREVEQQLHQSEKLTALGQLAGGIAHDFNNLLQSILGYAQLMKQKSRDVEFVNRSLKVVEAAALDGSETVRRIQTFARLRPEEQFVPIDVNKIVQDAIAITRPRLEEKLAHGRRPLELRLDLGTVEAIRGRPAALTELLTNLILNALDAMPDGGTLTIATRQERDRAVTITVVDTGVGMPESVRKRVFEPFFSTKGEAGSGLGLSMAYSITRRHGGELGVESEPGRGTTFTLRLPIAGEPLKTGAPTKAARPHRQARVLVVEDEPKVLATLSELLKSAGHAVTATASGAAGLAAYAPGRYDLVLSNLGMAGMNGWQFAERLRAVDPRATILFITGWGLREEDRSRLAALGIRRCLYKPVQPDELDAAIQDTLAGD; the protein is encoded by the coding sequence ATGAAGACGATCGCCCCGCCGACCACCCGGGCGCGCGTGCTCGTCGTCGACGACGAGCTCGGGCCGCGCGAGTCGCTGCGAATGCTGCTGAAGCCCGTCTACGACATCGAGACGGCCGACAACGGGGGCGCCGCGCTCAAGACGCTCGAGCGCTTCCGGCCCGACATCGTGGTCATGGACATCAAGATGCCCGAGATGGACGGGCTCGAGCTGCTGCGCCGCGTGAAGCGTGTCGATCCCTCGATCGAGGTCGTGATGATCACGGCCTACGCCTCGCTCGAGACCGTGAAGCACGCCCTCACCCACGGCGCGTTCGAGTACCTCATCAAGCCCTTCCCGCGCCAGGACCTGGAGGACGTCGTCCGGCGCGCGCTCCTCCGCCGCCAGGCCGACCTCGGCGCGCGCAGCCAGGTGTCGAGCCTCGTCGAGGAGATGCGGCAGCTCTCGGGGAAGACGCGGGAACTGGAGGAGGCGGCGCGGCGCGAGGCCGTCGAGCAGTCGCTGCGCGTCACGCAGCTCTCGATCCTCCGCGAGATCTCGCGCACGATCGTCGGTCAGCTCGAGCCGCGCGAGCTCGCGGCGGCCATCACGGAGCAGCTCCGCGCCGCGCTCGGCTACGACCGCGTCACGATCGCGGCCGAGGCGCCCCCGAGCGTCGAGGGCGCCGACCCGCGCGCCGCCGTCTGCGCCATCCGCGACGCGCAGGGGTCCCTGGGCTACCTCGTCGTGGACAACCGGGCCTCGGGCCGCGCGATCGACCCGCACGAGCGCGAGCTCCTCGAGATGCTCTCCGAGTACCTGGCGATCGCGCTCCGGAACTCGCGCCTCTACGGCGAGATCAAGGACACCAAGCGCTCGCTGGAGAAGCTGATCGACTCCGCAGGCGACGCGATCATCTCGGTCCGCGCGGACGACCGCATCGACGGCTGGAACCCCGCCGCCGAGCGCATCTTTGGCCTGCCCGCGGCGCAGGCGCTCGGGGTCCTGCTCACCGACATCCTGCCGGCCGCCGAGTACCTCGACGCGAAGCGCCGCCTCGCCGAGGGCGCGGCGATCCACGCCTTCGAGACGTCGGAGGCGCCCGCGCTCGCCGTGACGCTCTCGGCCCTGCACGGCCGGCTCGGCGAGCTCGAGGGCCTCATCGCGATCGTCCGCGACATCACCGGGCAGCGTGAGGTCGAGCAGCAGCTGCACCAGTCCGAGAAGCTCACGGCGCTCGGCCAGCTCGCCGGCGGGATCGCGCACGACTTCAACAACCTCCTGCAGTCGATCCTGGGCTACGCGCAGCTCATGAAGCAGAAGTCGCGGGACGTCGAGTTCGTGAACCGCTCGCTCAAGGTGGTCGAGGCCGCGGCGCTGGACGGCTCCGAGACGGTGCGGCGCATCCAGACCTTCGCGCGCCTCCGCCCCGAGGAGCAGTTCGTGCCGATCGACGTCAACAAGATCGTCCAGGACGCGATCGCGATCACGCGCCCCCGCCTGGAGGAGAAGCTCGCCCACGGCCGCCGGCCGCTCGAGCTCCGGCTCGACCTCGGCACCGTGGAGGCGATCCGGGGGCGGCCGGCGGCGCTCACCGAGCTCTTGACGAACCTGATCCTCAACGCACTCGACGCGATGCCCGACGGCGGCACGCTCACGATCGCCACGCGACAGGAGCGCGACCGCGCGGTGACGATCACGGTGGTCGACACCGGCGTCGGGATGCCGGAGAGCGTGCGGAAGCGGGTCTTCGAGCCCTTCTTCTCGACCAAGGGGGAGGCGGGCTCGGGCCTCGGGCTCTCGATGGCGTACTCGATCACGCGGCGCCACGGCGGCGAGCTGGGCGTCGAGAGCGAGCCCGGGCGGGGCACGACCTTCACGCTGCGCCTGCCGATCGCGGGCGAGCCGCTCAAGACCGGCGCCCCCACGAAGGCCGCACGGCCGCACCGCCAGGCGCGCGTCCTCGTCGTGGAAGACGAGCCGAAGGTCCTCGCGACGCTCTCCGAGCTGCTCAAGAGCGCGGGCCACGCCGTGACCGCCACCGCGAGCGGCGCCGCGGGCCTCGCCGCGTACGCGCCCGGCCGCTACGACCTGGTCCTGTCGAACCTCGGGATGGCCGGCATGAACGGCTGGCAGTTCGCCGAGCGGCTTCGCGCGGTGGACCCGAGGGCCACGATCCTCTTCATCACCGGCTGGGGGCTGCGCGAGGAAGACCGGAGCCGCCTCGCCGCGCTCGGGATCCGCCGCTGCCTCTACAAGCCCGTCCAGCCCGACGAGCTGGACGCGGCGATCCAGGACACGCTCGCCGGCGACTGA
- a CDS encoding thiolase family protein, whose amino-acid sequence MRDAVIVGAVRSAVGKRNGKLSGVRPDDLAADVLRELVARVKIDPTEVEDVILGCVDQVGEQGFNIARNAALIAGFPLDVCGTTLDRMCGSGQQAANFAAMGVMSGQYECVIAGGVENMTRVPMGSNAMGPGEGPLSPRLQERFNIVPQGISAELIAETWGLKREELDELAAQSHEKAGRAIAEGRFKREITPVTLPDGAVFDTDEGVRVPVNREKMAQLAPSFKPDGVITAANSSQISDGAAALMVMSADRAKALGLKPRARVVATALAGVDPVIMLTGPIPATQRALKKAGLRLDDIDLVEINEAFASVVLAWERELHPDMARVNVNGGAIALGHPLGCSGARLMTTLLHELERTGTRYGLQTMCIGFGQGIATIVERL is encoded by the coding sequence ATGCGCGATGCCGTGATCGTCGGAGCCGTGCGCAGCGCCGTCGGGAAGCGGAACGGCAAGCTCTCGGGCGTCCGCCCGGACGACCTCGCCGCCGACGTGCTCAGGGAGCTCGTGGCCCGGGTGAAGATCGACCCCACGGAGGTCGAGGACGTCATCCTCGGCTGCGTGGACCAGGTCGGCGAGCAGGGCTTCAACATCGCGCGCAACGCCGCGCTCATCGCCGGCTTCCCGCTCGACGTCTGCGGCACGACGCTCGACCGCATGTGCGGCTCGGGCCAGCAGGCCGCGAACTTCGCGGCGATGGGCGTGATGTCCGGCCAGTACGAGTGCGTCATCGCGGGCGGCGTCGAGAACATGACTCGCGTGCCGATGGGCTCGAACGCGATGGGACCGGGCGAGGGGCCGCTGTCGCCCCGGCTCCAGGAGCGCTTCAACATCGTCCCGCAGGGGATCTCGGCCGAGCTGATCGCGGAGACGTGGGGGCTCAAGCGCGAGGAGCTCGACGAGCTCGCGGCGCAGAGCCACGAGAAGGCCGGCCGCGCGATCGCGGAGGGGCGCTTCAAGCGCGAGATCACGCCCGTGACGCTGCCGGACGGCGCGGTCTTCGACACCGACGAGGGCGTGCGCGTGCCCGTGAACCGCGAGAAGATGGCGCAGCTCGCGCCCTCGTTCAAGCCGGACGGCGTGATCACGGCCGCGAACTCCTCGCAGATCTCTGACGGCGCCGCGGCGCTCATGGTCATGTCGGCCGACCGGGCCAAGGCGCTCGGGCTCAAGCCGCGCGCGCGCGTGGTCGCCACGGCGCTCGCGGGCGTGGACCCCGTGATCATGCTCACCGGGCCGATCCCGGCGACCCAGCGCGCGCTGAAGAAGGCCGGGCTCCGGCTCGACGACATCGACCTCGTCGAGATCAACGAGGCGTTCGCCTCCGTCGTCCTCGCCTGGGAGCGCGAGCTCCACCCGGACATGGCCCGCGTGAACGTCAACGGCGGCGCGATCGCGCTCGGGCACCCGCTCGGTTGCTCGGGCGCCCGGCTCATGACGACGCTGCTCCACGAGCTCGAGCGGACCGGCACGCGCTACGGGCTCCAGACCATGTGCATCGGGTTCGGCCAGGGCATCGCCACGATCGTGGAGCGGCTCTGA